The following are from one region of the Geothermobacter ehrlichii genome:
- the htpG gene encoding molecular chaperone HtpG, with amino-acid sequence MSEQQEKIEQGNISIHTENIFPIIKKWLYSEHDIFLRELVANAVDAIHKLKQIGTVEGLQIGDDFAVEIEMDKAAGTVTVRDNGIGMTADEIRRYINQIAFSSAKEFVSRFRDAADPNQLIGHFGLGFYSAFMVADKVEIRSLSYQEGAEGAHWVCDGSTRYELRPFAKADRGTEVILHIAKESSEFLDQERLRQVLKRYCNFLPVPIRLGGEVVNDCAPLWCRTPSEISEEEYRQFYRKLYPLAEDPLFWIHLNVDFPFNLRGIIYFPRLNNEFDVTKSHIKLFCNQVFVTDNCPELIPEFLLPLQGCLDAPDLPLNVSRSYLQKEPQVRKIREVLAGRVAARIVELAKKDRESFVDVWEMIHTFVKFGMMQDDKFRSRVEDIVLFRTTHESGHTTLKDYRERASKDQGDKIFYATDEVGQASYVRLFNSQGREVLILDAMIDSHFIQFLEMKNPSLRFIRVDAEVDASLVDEEDKAADLVSADSEKSPRELLNEFATGLFGKEGVRVRVESLKDEQLPGLLLVDERLRRFREMTRLSGRDLPDGDDEKTFLVNIGSRAGKRIVELLRSGRRDTAELALRHVYDLACLSGQAFDRERMEAFLQRSARLLELVGAAETEEG; translated from the coding sequence ATGTCGGAACAGCAGGAAAAGATCGAACAGGGAAACATTTCCATCCACACCGAGAACATCTTCCCCATCATCAAGAAGTGGCTCTACAGTGAGCACGACATCTTTCTGCGCGAACTCGTCGCCAATGCCGTCGACGCCATTCACAAACTGAAACAGATCGGCACGGTCGAGGGGCTGCAGATTGGTGACGATTTCGCGGTCGAGATCGAGATGGACAAGGCGGCCGGCACGGTCACGGTCCGTGACAACGGCATCGGCATGACGGCCGACGAGATCCGTCGCTACATCAACCAGATCGCCTTCTCTTCGGCGAAAGAGTTCGTCAGCCGGTTCAGGGATGCCGCCGATCCGAACCAGCTTATCGGTCATTTCGGCCTCGGCTTCTATTCGGCGTTCATGGTGGCGGACAAGGTCGAAATCCGTTCTCTGTCCTACCAGGAGGGCGCCGAAGGTGCCCACTGGGTCTGCGACGGCTCAACCCGGTACGAGCTGCGTCCCTTTGCCAAGGCCGACCGCGGTACCGAAGTTATCCTGCATATCGCCAAGGAATCGTCCGAATTTCTCGACCAGGAGCGGCTGCGGCAGGTTCTGAAGCGCTACTGCAATTTTCTGCCGGTCCCCATTCGGCTGGGGGGCGAGGTGGTCAACGACTGCGCTCCCCTCTGGTGCCGCACGCCGAGCGAGATTTCCGAGGAGGAGTACAGACAGTTCTACCGCAAACTCTATCCGCTGGCCGAAGATCCCCTGTTCTGGATTCATCTGAATGTCGATTTTCCGTTCAACCTCAGGGGGATCATCTACTTTCCCAGGCTCAACAACGAGTTCGACGTCACCAAAAGCCACATCAAGCTTTTCTGTAACCAGGTTTTCGTCACCGACAACTGCCCCGAGCTGATCCCCGAGTTTCTGCTGCCGCTGCAGGGGTGTCTCGATGCGCCCGATCTGCCGCTCAACGTCTCCCGCAGCTATCTGCAGAAAGAGCCGCAGGTCAGGAAGATCCGGGAGGTTCTTGCCGGCCGGGTCGCGGCCCGGATCGTCGAACTGGCAAAAAAGGACCGGGAGTCCTTTGTCGACGTCTGGGAGATGATCCACACCTTTGTCAAGTTCGGCATGATGCAGGACGACAAGTTCCGCTCCCGGGTCGAGGACATTGTCCTGTTCCGCACCACCCACGAGAGCGGCCATACCACCCTGAAGGATTATCGGGAACGGGCCAGCAAGGACCAGGGCGACAAGATCTTCTATGCCACCGACGAGGTCGGCCAGGCTTCCTATGTCAGGCTGTTCAACAGTCAGGGCAGAGAAGTGCTGATTCTTGACGCCATGATCGACAGCCATTTCATCCAGTTCCTTGAGATGAAAAATCCGTCGCTGCGCTTCATCAGGGTCGATGCCGAAGTGGATGCATCGTTGGTTGACGAGGAGGACAAGGCCGCCGACCTGGTGAGTGCCGACAGTGAAAAATCTCCACGGGAGCTGCTGAACGAGTTTGCGACCGGGCTTTTCGGCAAAGAGGGCGTCCGGGTGCGGGTCGAAAGCCTGAAGGACGAACAGCTGCCCGGCCTGCTGCTGGTCGACGAGAGGCTGCGCCGTTTTCGGGAAATGACCCGTCTTTCCGGCAGGGATCTGCCGGACGGTGACGATGAAAAGACCTTTCTGGTCAACATCGGCAGCCGGGCCGGCAAGAGGATTGTCGAGCTGCTGCGCTCGGGACGGCGGGACACGGCTGAACTTGCCCTCAGGCATGTCTACGATCTGGCCTGCTTGTCCGGTCAAGCCTTCGACCGGGAACGGATGGAGGCGTTTCTGCAACGAAGCGCCCGGCTGCTGGAGCTGGTCGGAGCGGCCGAGACCGAAGAGGGATGA
- a CDS encoding FxsA family protein: MFIRIVLIFIAVPVLEIYTLLRAGELIGLWPTLGLILLTGVAGAWLARTQGLELLLQIQRELAAGRMPTEKLFDGAMVLAGGLVLLTPGFWTDLLGFFCLVPATRELLKKVLRKWAEKRLASGSVRIYRF, from the coding sequence ATGTTCATAAGAATCGTACTGATATTCATCGCCGTGCCGGTACTCGAAATCTACACCCTGCTGCGCGCCGGCGAACTGATCGGCCTCTGGCCCACCCTCGGCCTGATCCTGCTGACCGGGGTAGCCGGCGCCTGGCTGGCGCGCACCCAGGGACTGGAACTGCTGCTGCAGATCCAGCGCGAACTGGCCGCGGGGCGCATGCCGACCGAAAAGCTGTTCGACGGGGCGATGGTTCTCGCCGGCGGTCTGGTGCTGCTCACGCCCGGATTCTGGACCGACCTGCTCGGCTTCTTCTGCCTGGTGCCGGCCACGCGTGAACTGCTCAAGAAAGTTCTGAGGAAGTGGGCGGAGAAAAGGCTGGCCTCTGGCTCGGTCCGCATCTACCGCTTCTGA
- the mazG gene encoding nucleoside triphosphate pyrophosphohydrolase, translating to MPRLSELEASKSPGDAFERLCDIMHRLRGPGGCPWDARQTPESLKPHILEEAYEVIEAIDLKDNDKICEELGDLLLQVVFQAEIFRQQEAFDATVVADSIADKLVRRHPHVFADADWSCEKELHLQWERIKSKEKPKRGTQGPFDTIPNTLPALMQAQKLVSKAMKSDLEQDRRKTILVRMSDRLAALPPTDAEPEGAEELIGELLLEVVRLAASLGCDAETSLLRTMNAYRQQLNAAIGQGNNSGNFSSANRK from the coding sequence GTGCCAAGACTGTCAGAACTCGAAGCGTCGAAATCGCCGGGAGATGCCTTTGAGCGGCTCTGCGACATCATGCACCGATTGCGCGGACCTGGTGGCTGTCCCTGGGACGCCCGCCAGACTCCGGAGAGCCTGAAGCCCCATATCCTTGAAGAAGCTTATGAAGTTATCGAGGCCATCGACCTGAAAGACAACGATAAAATCTGCGAAGAGCTTGGCGATCTTCTGCTGCAGGTCGTCTTTCAGGCCGAGATTTTCAGACAACAGGAAGCCTTCGATGCCACCGTCGTTGCCGACAGCATCGCCGACAAGCTGGTGCGGCGTCATCCGCACGTTTTCGCCGACGCCGACTGGTCGTGTGAAAAGGAGCTGCATCTCCAGTGGGAACGGATCAAGAGCAAGGAGAAACCCAAACGCGGCACACAAGGCCCGTTCGATACCATCCCGAACACCCTGCCCGCCCTGATGCAGGCCCAGAAGCTGGTTTCGAAAGCGATGAAATCAGATCTGGAACAGGACAGGCGAAAGACCATTCTCGTCCGCATGAGCGACCGGCTGGCCGCCCTTCCGCCGACAGACGCCGAACCGGAAGGGGCCGAAGAGCTCATCGGCGAGCTGCTTCTCGAGGTCGTCCGGCTCGCCGCCAGTCTCGGATGCGATGCCGAAACCAGCCTGCTCAGAACCATGAACGCCTATCGGCAACAGCTCAATGCCGCCATCGGTCAGGGTAACAATTCGGGTAATTTTTCATCCGCAAACCGAAAATGA
- a CDS encoding YceD family protein gives MFQLEWDDVRDAGLNEVWEDDASSFPVLQALVDEGVCTFSEPVRAEIHARRLVDMLEVDGWIATSVRLGCSRCLADFSRQLHAVFRLTFTRELPVIADVGEETDEEGVELTPDELGLIHVEGEQIDLRSLLAEQIVLELPAKPLCRHDCAGLCPHCGRDLNAGRCSCEAPVFNNRFAALKDLKIPSADEDD, from the coding sequence TTGTTTCAGCTCGAGTGGGATGATGTCAGGGATGCGGGCCTGAACGAGGTCTGGGAGGATGACGCCTCCTCGTTTCCAGTTCTGCAGGCACTTGTAGACGAGGGCGTCTGCACCTTTTCCGAGCCCGTTCGCGCGGAGATCCACGCCCGCCGGCTGGTCGACATGCTCGAGGTCGACGGCTGGATAGCGACTTCCGTCCGGCTCGGCTGCAGCCGCTGTCTGGCCGACTTCTCCCGCCAGCTGCACGCCGTGTTCCGTCTGACCTTTACCCGTGAGCTGCCGGTGATCGCCGATGTCGGCGAAGAGACGGACGAGGAAGGCGTCGAGCTGACGCCCGACGAGCTGGGGCTGATTCACGTCGAGGGCGAACAGATCGATCTGCGTTCGCTGCTGGCTGAGCAGATTGTGCTCGAGCTGCCGGCCAAGCCGTTGTGCCGGCACGACTGCGCCGGGCTCTGCCCCCATTGCGGCAGGGATCTCAATGCCGGTCGCTGCAGTTGCGAGGCTCCGGTTTTCAACAACCGCTTCGCTGCTTTGAAGGATTTGAAGATTCCGTCTGCCGACGAGGACGACTGA
- the rpmF gene encoding 50S ribosomal protein L32, with protein sequence MAVPKKKTSKSKRDMRRAHDSLTPPGVSTCPQCNEPKQPHRVCPNCGFYKGKEILSGED encoded by the coding sequence ATGGCAGTGCCAAAGAAGAAAACGTCGAAATCGAAACGGGACATGCGCCGCGCCCATGACAGCCTGACCCCGCCCGGCGTCTCGACCTGCCCCCAGTGCAACGAACCGAAACAGCCCCATCGTGTGTGCCCCAACTGCGGGTTCTACAAGGGCAAAGAGATTCTGAGCGGCGAGGATTGA
- the plsX gene encoding phosphate acyltransferase PlsX, translated as MTVAVDVMGGDNAPAVEVAGAVAACRRWGIPVVLVGDSDRIAQELSSHATDGLSITIQHASEVVGMHDSASDAIRKKKDSSIRVAFELVKRGEAQAVVSAGNSGATMAAGMFILKRIPGIERPAIAAIMPNLVNETMVLDAGGNVDCRPRHLSRFALMGAVYSKLVLGKEDPRVGLLSNGEEESKGNELTREAHTLLTRSDINYVGYVEGRDIYNGSVDVVVCDGFVGNVVLKTSEGLAEALATMLRQEMSGSLLAKLGYLLARPAFRRFRKKIDYAEYGGAPLLGVAGTGMICHGGSNEKAIMNAVKLAADYVEKNVNQTLEEALSVVTASEQSAMDDGQPAINGA; from the coding sequence ATCACTGTCGCCGTCGATGTTATGGGTGGAGACAACGCCCCGGCCGTCGAGGTTGCGGGCGCTGTCGCTGCTTGCCGGCGATGGGGAATTCCAGTGGTTCTTGTCGGTGATTCGGACCGCATCGCGCAGGAGCTCTCTTCCCACGCCACGGATGGCCTTTCCATAACCATCCAGCATGCCAGCGAGGTCGTCGGGATGCACGATTCGGCATCCGACGCTATCCGCAAGAAGAAGGACTCCTCCATCCGGGTCGCTTTCGAACTGGTCAAGCGTGGCGAGGCACAGGCCGTGGTCAGTGCCGGCAATTCCGGTGCCACCATGGCTGCCGGCATGTTCATTCTCAAGCGGATTCCAGGGATTGAACGACCGGCGATCGCCGCCATTATGCCCAATCTGGTCAACGAGACCATGGTGCTCGACGCCGGCGGCAATGTCGATTGCCGTCCGCGGCACCTGAGCCGCTTTGCTCTAATGGGGGCGGTCTACTCGAAGCTGGTTCTCGGCAAGGAGGATCCGCGTGTCGGGCTGCTTTCCAACGGCGAGGAGGAGAGCAAGGGCAACGAGCTGACCCGTGAGGCGCACACGCTTCTCACACGTTCCGACATCAACTACGTCGGTTACGTCGAGGGGCGCGACATCTACAACGGTTCGGTCGATGTCGTCGTCTGCGACGGTTTTGTCGGCAACGTGGTGCTGAAGACCTCCGAAGGCCTGGCAGAGGCCCTTGCCACCATGCTGCGCCAGGAGATGTCGGGCAGTCTTCTTGCCAAGCTCGGCTACCTTCTCGCCCGTCCTGCCTTCCGGCGGTTCCGCAAGAAAATCGATTACGCCGAATACGGCGGCGCGCCGCTTCTGGGGGTGGCCGGCACCGGCATGATCTGTCACGGCGGTTCCAACGAAAAGGCGATCATGAACGCCGTCAAGCTCGCCGCCGACTATGTGGAGAAGAATGTCAATCAAACCCTTGAAGAAGCGCTGAGTGTTGTCACGGCCAGCGAACAGTCCGCTATGGATGACGGGCAGCCGGCCATTAACGGTGCCTGA
- a CDS encoding beta-ketoacyl-ACP synthase III: MLRARITGTGSYLPKKILSNHDLEKMVDTSDEWITTRTGIRERRVAADSEATSDLAVNAARRALEMAGVAPEEIDYLVVGTITGDFPWPATACLVQDRLGAKNAFAVDVSAACSGFIYALDSAVKQVVSGAVGKALVIGAEVLTRIMDWTDRNTCVLFGDAAGAVVVEATDGGSGVLSTHLHSDGSYWELLYQPGFGTRHPVSEQGIKERIPFLRMQGNEVFKVAVRSMTEVAEEALAANGIKAGDLRLFIPHQANIRILDAVAKRLGLGEDQVFVNVHKYGNTSGATIPVALDEANRQGMLKEGDLVLLDAFGGGFTWGSVLIRW; the protein is encoded by the coding sequence ATGCTGAGAGCGCGTATTACCGGAACCGGGTCCTACCTGCCAAAAAAGATTCTGAGCAACCACGACCTGGAAAAGATGGTCGATACCTCCGATGAGTGGATAACGACCCGGACCGGCATCCGGGAACGGCGCGTGGCTGCCGATTCGGAAGCGACATCCGATCTGGCCGTCAATGCCGCGCGACGGGCGCTGGAGATGGCGGGGGTCGCTCCCGAGGAGATCGACTATCTCGTCGTCGGCACCATTACTGGCGATTTTCCCTGGCCGGCGACCGCCTGCCTGGTGCAGGATCGGCTCGGGGCGAAGAACGCCTTCGCCGTTGATGTGTCTGCGGCCTGCAGCGGTTTTATCTATGCTCTCGATTCCGCTGTCAAGCAAGTCGTCAGTGGCGCGGTCGGCAAGGCGCTGGTGATCGGGGCCGAGGTGTTGACCCGGATCATGGACTGGACCGACCGTAACACCTGCGTACTGTTCGGCGATGCCGCCGGCGCGGTTGTTGTCGAGGCGACCGATGGCGGTTCCGGCGTGCTTTCCACCCATCTTCATTCCGACGGCAGCTACTGGGAGCTTCTCTATCAGCCCGGATTCGGCACCCGTCACCCGGTCAGCGAGCAGGGGATCAAGGAGCGGATCCCCTTCCTGAGGATGCAGGGGAACGAGGTTTTCAAGGTCGCTGTCCGCTCCATGACCGAAGTCGCCGAGGAGGCGCTCGCCGCCAACGGCATCAAGGCCGGCGACCTGCGTCTGTTCATCCCGCACCAGGCCAATATCCGCATTCTCGATGCCGTCGCCAAGCGGCTCGGTCTCGGCGAAGACCAGGTCTTCGTCAATGTGCACAAGTACGGCAACACCTCGGGCGCGACCATTCCCGTCGCTCTGGACGAGGCCAATCGCCAGGGGATGCTGAAAGAAGGCGACCTGGTGCTGCTCGACGCCTTCGGCGGCGGCTTTACCTGGGGCTCGGTCCTCATTCGCTGGTAA
- the fabD gene encoding ACP S-malonyltransferase has protein sequence MLAFVFPGQGSQAAGMGKDLAERFAVARETFEQANDALGFDLASLCFDGPDEDLKLTENTQPAILTHSIAALRVLQQETGLQPDLVAGHSLGEYSALVCAGALDFADAVRTVRDRGRFMQEAVPVGQGAMAAIIGLDPGLLQQVCDEAADGEIVAPANFNSPGQVVIAGHAAAVERAVALAREKGAKRALPLPVSAPFHCPLMQPAADRLAAVLDQVTVRGLQVPVVTNVEAQVNRDAGRVRELLVAQVCAPVRWEESVGCMVGQGVDRFIEIGPGKVLAGLIKRMARGTRIETFGTTAELDALRS, from the coding sequence ATGCTGGCATTCGTTTTTCCGGGACAGGGGTCCCAGGCCGCCGGGATGGGCAAGGATCTGGCCGAGCGGTTTGCCGTCGCCCGCGAGACCTTTGAACAGGCCAACGACGCCCTTGGCTTCGATCTGGCGTCCCTCTGCTTCGACGGCCCGGATGAAGATCTGAAACTGACCGAAAACACGCAGCCCGCCATTCTGACCCACAGCATCGCGGCGCTGCGCGTTCTGCAGCAGGAGACCGGCCTGCAACCCGATCTGGTGGCCGGGCATTCGCTGGGCGAATATTCGGCTCTGGTCTGCGCCGGCGCCCTCGATTTCGCCGACGCCGTCCGCACCGTCCGCGACCGTGGCCGCTTCATGCAGGAGGCCGTTCCGGTCGGGCAGGGGGCGATGGCGGCGATCATCGGCCTCGACCCCGGCCTTTTGCAGCAGGTCTGCGACGAGGCGGCCGATGGCGAGATCGTTGCTCCCGCCAACTTCAACAGTCCGGGGCAGGTGGTCATCGCCGGTCATGCCGCGGCGGTGGAACGGGCCGTCGCCCTGGCCAGGGAGAAGGGGGCGAAACGAGCGCTTCCTTTGCCGGTCAGTGCCCCCTTCCATTGCCCGCTGATGCAGCCGGCGGCCGACCGGCTGGCCGCGGTTCTCGACCAGGTCACCGTCCGCGGCTTGCAGGTTCCGGTGGTGACCAATGTCGAGGCGCAGGTCAACCGGGATGCAGGCCGGGTGCGGGAACTGCTCGTTGCCCAGGTCTGTGCGCCGGTTCGCTGGGAAGAGAGCGTTGGCTGCATGGTCGGGCAGGGTGTGGATCGCTTTATCGAGATCGGTCCGGGCAAGGTTCTGGCCGGCCTGATCAAGCGTATGGCCCGTGGCACGCGCATCGAAACGTTCGGCACCACCGCCGAACTCGACGCCCTCCGATCCTGA
- the fabG gene encoding 3-oxoacyl-[acyl-carrier-protein] reductase codes for MPAGKIALVTGASRGIGRAIAIELAARGAKIAAAGRDREALEGVAEAICQAGSEALIVTGDISSAASVDDMVKKTLEHFGRIDILVNNAGLTRDGLLLRMKDQDWDAVMDANLKGAFMLTRAVAKSMTRQRYGRIINISSVVGEMGNPGQANYCASKAGMIGLTKSNARELARRNITVNAVTPGFIVTAMTDAMTDKAREELVQQIPIGRLGTPEDVAVAVAFLASEAAGYITGQVLGVNGGMYM; via the coding sequence ATGCCCGCAGGAAAGATTGCCCTGGTCACCGGTGCTTCCCGAGGAATCGGTCGTGCCATCGCTATCGAGCTGGCGGCCCGCGGGGCCAAAATCGCCGCCGCCGGCCGCGACCGCGAGGCTTTGGAGGGGGTCGCGGAAGCGATCTGCCAGGCCGGTTCCGAGGCCCTGATCGTCACCGGCGATATCAGCTCGGCCGCTTCCGTCGACGATATGGTGAAAAAGACCCTGGAGCATTTCGGGCGGATCGATATACTGGTGAACAATGCCGGACTGACCCGGGACGGCCTGCTGCTGCGCATGAAGGACCAGGACTGGGACGCGGTCATGGACGCCAACCTCAAGGGCGCTTTCATGCTGACGCGGGCTGTGGCCAAATCGATGACCAGGCAGCGTTACGGCCGGATCATCAACATCAGTTCCGTCGTCGGCGAGATGGGCAATCCCGGTCAGGCCAACTATTGCGCCAGCAAGGCCGGCATGATCGGGCTGACCAAGTCGAACGCCAGGGAACTGGCCCGGCGGAATATCACCGTCAATGCGGTGACTCCCGGCTTTATCGTAACCGCCATGACCGATGCCATGACCGACAAGGCCAGGGAAGAGCTGGTACAGCAGATTCCCATCGGCCGTCTCGGTACCCCCGAAGATGTGGCTGTCGCCGTTGCCTTCCTGGCTTCCGAGGCGGCGGGCTACATCACCGGACAGGTGCTTGGCGTCAACGGCGGGATGTATATGTAG
- the acpP gene encoding acyl carrier protein: protein MASVEERVKQIVAEQLGVDEAQVTPEASFMDDLGADSLDTVELVMALEEEFDIEISDEDAEKIQKVQDAIDYINENS from the coding sequence ATGGCTTCTGTTGAAGAACGTGTAAAGCAGATTGTCGCCGAGCAGCTTGGCGTCGACGAGGCTCAGGTCACCCCCGAGGCTTCTTTCATGGATGACCTCGGTGCCGATTCCCTCGACACCGTCGAACTGGTCATGGCTCTGGAAGAGGAATTCGACATCGAAATTTCCGACGAGGACGCCGAGAAGATCCAGAAGGTTCAGGACGCCATCGACTACATCAACGAAAACTCCTGA
- the fabF gene encoding beta-ketoacyl-ACP synthase II — MRRVVITGLGIISPLGTGLDKNWDALTQGKSGIDRITSFDASDLPTQIAGEVKDFNAGDFIDKKEQRKMDLFIQYAVAAADMALADAGFTIDESNAERVGVQVGAGLGGLPTIEKYHKAMLEGGYKKISPFFIPMLIINLAPGFISMRTGAKGPNLSSVSACATGTHSIGDAFRVIQRGDADAMICGGAESTITPLGIGGFNVMKALSTRNDEPAAASRPFEKSRDGFVMAEGAGILFLEEYESAKKRGARIYAEVVGYGLTGDAYHLTAPAPGGEGAARCMKMAIDGARVNPEEVDYINAHGTSTPFNDLYETMAIKSVFGDHAKKLMVSSTKSMTGHALGAAGGIEAVYLALTIDRGVVPPTINYDEPDPECDLDYVPNQAREAEVRVGLSNSFGFGGTNATLVFRKVDG; from the coding sequence ATGCGAAGAGTTGTCATTACAGGGCTTGGAATCATATCCCCCTTGGGAACCGGACTGGACAAGAACTGGGACGCCCTGACCCAGGGAAAGTCCGGCATCGACCGGATCACATCCTTTGATGCATCGGATTTGCCAACCCAGATCGCCGGCGAAGTCAAAGACTTCAACGCCGGAGATTTTATCGATAAGAAAGAACAGCGCAAGATGGACCTGTTCATCCAGTACGCCGTGGCGGCCGCTGATATGGCGCTGGCGGATGCGGGTTTCACCATCGACGAGTCGAATGCCGAAAGGGTCGGCGTGCAGGTCGGTGCCGGTCTCGGCGGTCTGCCGACCATCGAGAAATACCACAAGGCGATGCTCGAGGGCGGATACAAGAAGATCTCGCCTTTCTTCATCCCCATGCTGATCATCAACCTTGCCCCCGGTTTCATCTCCATGCGGACCGGGGCCAAGGGACCGAACCTCTCGTCCGTTTCGGCCTGCGCCACCGGCACCCATTCCATCGGCGACGCCTTCCGCGTCATTCAGCGGGGTGATGCCGACGCCATGATCTGCGGCGGCGCCGAGTCGACCATTACCCCCCTGGGCATCGGCGGTTTCAACGTCATGAAGGCCCTTTCGACCCGCAACGACGAGCCGGCGGCGGCCAGTAGGCCCTTCGAGAAGAGCCGTGACGGTTTTGTCATGGCCGAAGGCGCCGGCATTCTCTTCCTCGAAGAGTACGAATCCGCCAAGAAGAGGGGAGCCCGCATCTACGCCGAGGTCGTTGGCTATGGCCTGACCGGTGATGCCTATCACCTGACCGCGCCCGCCCCGGGTGGCGAGGGTGCGGCCCGTTGCATGAAGATGGCGATCGACGGTGCCAGGGTTAACCCGGAAGAGGTCGACTACATCAACGCCCACGGTACATCGACGCCGTTCAACGATCTCTACGAAACCATGGCCATCAAGTCGGTTTTTGGCGACCATGCCAAAAAGTTGATGGTCAGCTCGACTAAGAGCATGACCGGTCATGCTCTTGGCGCCGCCGGCGGCATCGAGGCAGTCTATCTCGCCCTGACCATCGACCGGGGCGTGGTACCTCCCACCATCAACTACGACGAACCCGATCCGGAGTGCGACCTTGACTACGTGCCGAACCAGGCGCGCGAGGCCGAGGTACGGGTCGGCCTGAGCAACTCCTTCGGATTCGGCGGCACCAATGCCACCCTTGTGTTCAGAAAGGTTGACGGATGA
- the rpiB gene encoding ribose 5-phosphate isomerase B, producing the protein MIVIGSDHGGLELKNAIADYLRERDIEVLDLGTTNGNSVDYPDFGEKVAGMVSSGEAEKGILVCGTGIGMSIVANKFPGVRAALVTDEFMAQMAKEHNNANVLVMGGRVLSADRATVMVGIWLDAKFEAGRHQRRLDKIAELEKKLGCRE; encoded by the coding sequence ATGATCGTGATCGGCAGCGACCATGGCGGTCTCGAGCTGAAAAACGCCATCGCCGACTATCTGCGCGAGCGGGATATCGAGGTTCTAGACCTCGGCACGACGAACGGCAATTCCGTCGATTACCCCGATTTCGGGGAAAAGGTCGCCGGCATGGTGAGTAGCGGCGAGGCCGAGAAGGGGATACTGGTCTGCGGTACAGGCATCGGCATGTCGATCGTCGCCAACAAGTTTCCCGGAGTGCGTGCCGCCTTGGTCACTGACGAGTTCATGGCCCAGATGGCCAAGGAACACAACAACGCCAACGTTCTGGTCATGGGCGGGCGGGTTCTCTCCGCCGACCGGGCCACGGTGATGGTCGGGATCTGGCTCGATGCGAAATTCGAGGCCGGACGGCACCAGCGGCGGCTCGACAAGATTGCCGAGCTGGAAAAAAAGCTCGGCTGCCGCGAGTAA